The Glycine soja cultivar W05 chromosome 8, ASM419377v2, whole genome shotgun sequence genome has a window encoding:
- the LOC114424038 gene encoding uncharacterized protein LOC114424038: protein MNNPTKLVKTALENALNATLLLSLLDYVLSLATSFLGKLRESPTPTQLLGLLITPLWNLLRGFVTLGLVMLLLLAGIVIALFILLMPLLLIVTSPIWIPTAMVLLLVTTLLLFVCGFIVVVVAMVLRAFRSFGSHNPLS, encoded by the coding sequence ATGAACAACCCAACAAAACTTGTTAAAACTGCCCTAGAGAATGCACTAAACGCAACCCTACTACTTTCACTCTTGGACTATGTTTTATCTCTTGCAACGTCGTTTCTTGGAAAGCTTAGAGAGTCCCCCACTCCAACGCAGCTACTTGGCCTGTTGATCACCCCTTTGTGGAACTTGCTTCGTGGTTTTGTGACACTAGGCCTCGTCATGCTCCTTCTTCTTGCGGGCATAGTCATCGCGCTTTTCATCCTTTTAATGCCGCTGTTGTTGATCGTGACGAGCCCCATATGGATACCAACTGCCATGGTTTTGTTGCTTGTTACTACAttgttgttgtttgtgtgtGGATTCATTGTTGTGGTGGTGGCTATGGTGTTACGGGCTTTTCGCTCCTTCGGGAGTCACAACCCTTTGAGTTGA